The sequence CCGCCAAGAGCGGAAGGGTGCAGATCTTAGTGACTGCGTCATGAGCCGAATTCGCGTGAACCGTACACATTCCAGGAAGCCCGGAGTTCAGGGCGATGAGCATGTCCAGGCTCTCGGCTTCGCGAACCTCCCCCACCACCAGCCGGTCCGGACGCATCCGCAGTGCTTCCTTCACCAGGCGGCGGAGTGGAATTTCTCCCTCACCTTCGAGGTTCGGTTGACGGCACTGAAGCCCCACCACGTCCCGGAGGGGAAACTGCAGTTCGAAGATTTCCTCGACGGTGATGACACGTTCGCGGCTTCCGATGCTGGCAGCCAAACAGTTCAGCATGGTGGTTTTGCCGGCCTGGGTTGCCCCCGAAACCAGGATATTAAGGCCGCTGGACACAGCCGCGCCGAGAAAGCGTGCTGCCTGCGGCGTCAGCGTCCCCAACTCCACGAGATGTTCCAGGCGGCTGGCTTTGACTACGAACTTGCGGATGTTAACTGCCCAATGGCGGCGGGTGACATCCGGGATAACCACGTGCAGCCTTGAACCATCAGGCAGGGCCGCATCGACGAAAGGTGAGGACATGTCAAGCCTCCTGCCGGAGCTCTTGAGCATACGTTCCACGAGGTCGCGCACCTGCTGCTCCGTGAGGCTCAGCGACGTCAACTCGGACTCGCCGTTGCGCGCGACATAAATTTCGTTGGGTGCGTTGAGCCAGATTTCCTCAATCGAAGGGTCATCCAGGAGTGGTTGCAGCACACCGAAGCCTGCAACGGCGTCGAAGAGGAACCGGCGGGCTGCGTCGAGAGGGCCAATGGGCGGCAAAGGCCCCATCAGTGCCCG comes from Pseudarthrobacter sp. NIBRBAC000502770 and encodes:
- a CDS encoding CpaF family protein → MDALGIVEDEVRELIRRRGLDPLRQAGEVRRLVEAAVTDYDERALMGPLPPIGPLDAARRFLFDAVAGFGVLQPLLDDPSIEEIWLNAPNEIYVARNGESELTSLSLTEQQVRDLVERMLKSSGRRLDMSSPFVDAALPDGSRLHVVIPDVTRRHWAVNIRKFVVKASRLEHLVELGTLTPQAARFLGAAVSSGLNILVSGATQAGKTTMLNCLAASIGSRERVITVEEIFELQFPLRDVVGLQCRQPNLEGEGEIPLRRLVKEALRMRPDRLVVGEVREAESLDMLIALNSGLPGMCTVHANSAHDAVTKICTLPLLAGENISSAFVVPTVASCIDLVVHCSRNADGRRQVTQILSLGRRVENGVIESSLVFGLENGVLQPRANAMPSAEKFSRAGYDVAALLDPR